In the genome of Azospirillum thermophilum, one region contains:
- a CDS encoding glycosyltransferase produces the protein MTVETTEPLLAADSPGTPRPLSPRQQEVRTLFDRLAADRDRWVERNRAFHEADRAYLRFLVPENASILEIGCGTGDTLASLTPSRGVGIDLSPAMVEQARIRHPGLEFHVGNAEDPAALAGIEGTFDVILLSDTVGFLDDIEETLRQLHRFATERTRIIVSYHARVWEPVLAAAERLGLKMPQGQMNWLSTADIMGLLELAGWQPVKREWRQLVPKRLLGLGTLLNRTIAPLPGIRLLCLRNYVVARPAPAAGQGRRRDGRPPSCTVLIPCRNERGNIENAIRRLPRFCPDLEVIYVEGNSRDNTYEECLRVRDAYPDWDIKVMKQPGKGKGDAVRAGFAAARGDILMILDADLTVPPETLPKFYRAMATGQGEFINGTRLVYPMADQAMRFLNFLANRAFARIFSYLLNQRFTDTLCGTKVLWRSDYEQVVANRHYFGDFDPFGDFDLIFGAAKLNLKIVEVPIRYADRAYGETQISRFTHGWLLLRMVLFAWKKLKAF, from the coding sequence ATGACCGTTGAGACCACCGAGCCCCTTCTCGCCGCCGACAGCCCCGGCACCCCCCGCCCCCTGTCGCCCCGGCAGCAGGAGGTGAGGACGCTGTTCGACCGGCTGGCCGCGGACCGCGACCGCTGGGTGGAGCGCAACCGCGCCTTCCACGAGGCGGACCGCGCCTATCTGCGCTTCCTGGTGCCGGAAAACGCCTCGATCCTCGAGATCGGCTGCGGCACCGGCGATACGCTGGCCTCCCTCACCCCCTCGCGCGGGGTCGGCATCGACCTCAGCCCGGCGATGGTCGAGCAGGCGAGAATCCGCCATCCAGGGCTGGAGTTCCATGTCGGCAACGCCGAGGATCCGGCGGCTCTGGCGGGAATCGAGGGGACCTTCGACGTCATCCTGCTGTCCGACACGGTGGGCTTCCTCGACGACATCGAGGAGACGCTGCGCCAGCTCCACCGCTTCGCGACCGAGCGCACGCGCATCATCGTCAGCTACCATGCCCGCGTCTGGGAACCGGTGCTGGCCGCCGCCGAGCGGCTGGGGCTGAAGATGCCGCAGGGCCAGATGAACTGGCTGTCCACCGCCGACATCATGGGGCTGCTGGAGTTGGCCGGCTGGCAGCCGGTGAAGCGGGAGTGGCGCCAGCTCGTGCCGAAGCGGCTGCTCGGGCTCGGCACGCTGCTGAACCGGACGATCGCCCCGCTGCCGGGCATCCGCCTGCTGTGCCTGCGCAACTACGTCGTTGCCCGTCCGGCCCCGGCGGCCGGGCAGGGGCGGCGGCGGGACGGGCGCCCTCCGTCCTGCACGGTGCTGATCCCCTGCCGGAACGAACGCGGCAACATCGAGAACGCCATCCGCCGGCTGCCCCGCTTCTGCCCCGACCTCGAGGTCATCTATGTCGAGGGCAACAGCCGGGACAACACCTACGAGGAGTGCCTGCGCGTCCGCGACGCCTATCCCGACTGGGACATCAAGGTCATGAAGCAGCCGGGCAAGGGCAAGGGCGACGCGGTGCGCGCCGGCTTCGCCGCCGCCCGCGGCGACATCCTGATGATCCTCGACGCCGACCTGACGGTGCCGCCGGAAACCCTGCCGAAATTCTACCGCGCCATGGCGACCGGCCAGGGCGAGTTCATCAACGGCACCCGGCTGGTCTACCCGATGGCCGACCAGGCGATGCGCTTCCTGAACTTCCTGGCCAACCGGGCCTTCGCCCGCATCTTCTCCTACCTGCTGAACCAGCGCTTCACCGACACGCTGTGCGGCACCAAGGTGCTGTGGAGGAGCGACTATGAGCAGGTGGTCGCCAACCGGCACTATTTCGGCGACTTCGACCCCTTCGGCGATTTCGACCTGATCTTCGGCGCCGCCAAGCTGAACCTGAAGATCGTCGAGGTGCCGATCCGCTACGCCGACCGCGCCTATGGCGAAACGCAGATCAGCCGCTTCACCCATGGCTGGCTGCTGCTGCGCATGGTGCTGTTCGCCTGGAAGAAGCTGAAGGCCTTCTGA
- a CDS encoding lysylphosphatidylglycerol synthase transmembrane domain-containing protein: MTQDALFPAPPGRSAGAGRKPWMLLGKLAVTLLLVLWLVEKADWAGMADRLAGAPLPPLLQGLGFSFAAVLFAGARWRAACGAVGILLTRSRALMLMAASLFFGQVLPGGLGGDAVRGWLTWKDGRKERRERTAGQDGPATATVVLALVLDRLLALLAVSLLLFAGLPRLAAVVPPDMAWMLPLTVLLGIAGFAGGLLVDRLPLPGALRANRLAGAAFALVARLRGALLAGATLRALGHGMLVHLCTLAATLLYARAIGLGLGPLDVLAVMPTAIIAAALPISLNGWGVREGAMVAGFALFGVPLQDALLLSLMIGLSVTLTALPGGFAWLALSRGGRAAPPPAS; this comes from the coding sequence ATGACCCAGGACGCCCTCTTCCCCGCCCCGCCGGGCCGGTCCGCCGGCGCAGGCCGCAAGCCGTGGATGCTGCTCGGCAAGCTGGCGGTCACCCTCCTGCTGGTCCTGTGGCTGGTCGAAAAGGCCGATTGGGCGGGGATGGCCGACCGGCTGGCCGGCGCGCCGCTGCCGCCGCTGCTCCAGGGCCTGGGCTTCAGCTTCGCCGCCGTGCTGTTCGCCGGCGCCCGCTGGCGGGCGGCCTGCGGGGCCGTCGGGATCCTGCTGACCCGCAGCCGCGCCCTGATGCTGATGGCGGCCAGCCTGTTCTTCGGGCAGGTGCTGCCCGGCGGCCTCGGCGGCGACGCCGTGCGCGGCTGGCTGACCTGGAAGGACGGCCGGAAGGAGCGGCGGGAGAGGACGGCGGGGCAGGACGGTCCCGCCACCGCGACGGTGGTGCTGGCCCTGGTGCTCGACCGGCTGCTCGCCCTGCTCGCGGTCAGCCTGCTGCTGTTCGCCGGACTGCCGCGGCTGGCGGCGGTGGTGCCGCCCGACATGGCCTGGATGCTGCCGCTGACCGTGCTGCTGGGCATCGCCGGCTTTGCCGGCGGCCTGCTGGTCGACCGGCTGCCGCTGCCCGGCGCCCTGCGCGCCAACCGGCTGGCCGGCGCCGCCTTCGCCCTGGTCGCCCGCCTGCGCGGCGCCCTGCTGGCCGGGGCGACCCTGCGGGCGCTCGGCCACGGCATGCTCGTCCATCTCTGCACGCTGGCGGCGACGCTGCTCTATGCCCGGGCGATCGGGCTGGGGCTCGGCCCGCTCGACGTGCTGGCGGTTATGCCGACCGCGATCATCGCCGCCGCCCTGCCGATCTCGCTGAACGGCTGGGGCGTGCGCGAGGGGGCGATGGTCGCCGGCTTCGCCCTGTTCGGCGTCCCGCTGCAGGACGCCCTTCTCCTGTCGCTGATGATCGGCCTGTCGGTGACCCTGACCGCCCTGCCCGGCGGCTTCGCCTGGCTCGCCCTGTCCCGCGGCGGCCGGGCCGCCCCGCCGCCGGCCTCCTGA
- the galE gene encoding UDP-glucose 4-epimerase GalE — MSDGPASPSRVLVTGGAGYIGSHVLHALTDAGIPAVTIDNLSTGRRAAVPAAVPLIEGDVGSASLLEQVMREHRVDAVMHFAGSIVVPESVERPLAYYRNNTVNSLTLMDCCVRLGIDRMVFSSTAAVYGDAERVPIDEDSPTRPINPYGTSKLMTEQMLRDAGAAHGLRSVILRYFNVAGADPAGRTGQATPAATHLIKVACQALLGRRPPLAIFGTDYPTPDGTCIRDYIHVSDLADAHVLALLHLRRGGESLVLNCGYGRGASVREVLRTLEAVSGEQVPARLAERRPGDPPQLVAGADRIRQRLGWVPRHDTLEEIVRSALAWERSLEPGPQRAG, encoded by the coding sequence ATGTCCGACGGACCGGCGTCTCCCTCCCGCGTTCTGGTGACCGGCGGGGCCGGCTATATTGGCAGCCATGTGCTCCATGCGCTCACCGACGCCGGCATTCCGGCGGTCACCATCGACAACCTGTCGACCGGCCGGCGTGCCGCCGTTCCCGCCGCGGTGCCGCTGATCGAAGGCGACGTCGGCTCGGCATCGCTGCTGGAGCAGGTGATGCGCGAGCACCGCGTCGACGCGGTGATGCATTTCGCGGGCTCCATCGTCGTGCCGGAGTCGGTGGAAAGGCCGCTGGCCTACTACCGCAACAACACGGTCAACAGCCTGACGCTGATGGACTGCTGCGTCCGGCTGGGGATCGACAGGATGGTCTTCTCCTCGACCGCGGCGGTCTACGGCGATGCCGAGCGCGTGCCGATCGACGAGGACAGCCCGACCCGGCCGATCAACCCCTACGGCACCTCCAAGCTGATGACGGAGCAGATGCTGCGCGACGCCGGGGCGGCGCACGGGCTGCGCAGCGTCATCCTGCGCTACTTCAACGTGGCGGGCGCCGATCCGGCCGGCCGCACCGGGCAGGCGACGCCGGCCGCCACCCACCTGATCAAGGTGGCCTGCCAGGCGCTGCTCGGCCGCCGGCCGCCGCTGGCGATCTTCGGCACCGACTACCCGACGCCCGACGGCACCTGCATCCGCGACTACATCCACGTCAGCGATCTCGCCGACGCGCATGTGCTGGCGCTCCTGCACCTGCGCCGCGGTGGCGAGAGCCTGGTGCTGAACTGCGGTTACGGGCGCGGCGCCTCGGTCCGCGAGGTCTTGCGCACCCTGGAGGCGGTCAGCGGCGAGCAGGTCCCCGCCAGGCTCGCCGAGCGGCGGCCCGGCGACCCGCCGCAGCTCGTCGCCGGGGCGGACCGCATCCGGCAGCGGCTGGGCTGGGTTCCCAGGCACGACACGCTGGAGGAGATCGTCCGCAGCGCGCTCGCGTGGGAGCGCTCGCTGGAGCCGGGGCCGCAGCGGGCCGGGTGA
- a CDS encoding glycosyltransferase family 4 protein, protein MDRHPNPPSRSEREGDTPRGSGTEAFCRLIETLGRTETVRHVLVTGCSTDGLAQALRRGLKDNSNHPRLFCIGSPPDEADDLARYYDLPSIPAGGFPTADSVAGFYAALPADREHVPLWQVLDRLRQEFRQAEHGAEDGAIARIKAEQAIAQFDMVLIDGSDFTGPAELEELRGAALILLSGTNGYRGAGARQSLLADPAYEPIHDDPAGGYAAFRRVGLGGGLPIHFFTIVLNGEPFIRYHEGVFSQLPMEWHWHIVEGVASLKHDTAWSVASGGRVLDSVHDRGRSNDGTSAYLDELAARHPDRVTLYRKPPGEFWDGKREMVNAPLPSIGEDCLLWQVDADELWTAGQIRTVHALFQDNPGRSAAFYWCDYFVGPERIIATRHNYAQNPRQEWLRTWRFSPGMRWAAHEPPVLADADGRNVAAADPFTQDEMEEAGVVFQHFAYATEAQAAFKESYYGYRDATAHWWRLQREAAGPVLLKDYLPWVTDTTLTDLAAARGVVPLAVPEGSGAAGGWRFRDPDEVAALRRALPAVHPKILVDGVFYQHLNSGIARVWTAVLKAWVASGFARHVLLLDRAGTAPRIPGVHTRTIRAHSYDATGADSLYLQRLCEEEGADLFVSTYYSTPTTTPSLFMGYDMIPEALGFPLEDEAWREKHRAIRHACAHIMISHNSARDLERLFPSVPAGSTAVAYCGVDAGFRPATLDEVAAFRARHGLNGPYLLMVGERSGYQGYKNGLLLFRALGQEAASGNRAGDLTVVCIGGRPEVEPMFRALAPGVRTVRLSLPDEELRFAYAGAQALVYPSRYEGFGMPIVEAMACGCPVITCANSSILEVAGEAALFVGEDDAQGLLDAIARTRDPGRRAELVDRGLEQAARFTFPAMAQTMAQTMSETVRSLKTGILAPPSTLWNDVRTMLADAQRRMPDGCPSLPDDVPLQQCQAELERSQEALSQCRAELAQVREMAESMRNSPFWRLRGLVIGGLRRAGLRRRS, encoded by the coding sequence ATGGACCGTCATCCGAACCCGCCTTCCCGATCCGAGCGGGAGGGGGACACCCCCCGGGGTTCCGGGACCGAGGCGTTCTGCCGGCTGATCGAGACGCTGGGACGAACGGAGACGGTTCGGCATGTTCTGGTCACCGGCTGCTCGACGGACGGCCTCGCCCAGGCTCTGCGTCGGGGGCTGAAGGACAATTCCAACCACCCCCGGCTGTTCTGCATCGGGTCGCCACCGGACGAAGCCGACGACCTTGCCCGGTACTATGATCTGCCGTCCATTCCGGCAGGCGGGTTCCCGACTGCCGACAGCGTCGCCGGCTTCTACGCCGCCCTGCCCGCCGACCGGGAGCATGTCCCCCTCTGGCAGGTGCTGGACCGGTTGCGGCAGGAGTTCCGGCAGGCCGAGCACGGTGCGGAGGACGGCGCCATCGCCCGGATCAAGGCGGAGCAGGCGATCGCGCAGTTCGATATGGTGCTGATCGACGGGTCCGACTTCACCGGCCCGGCGGAACTGGAGGAGCTGCGCGGCGCGGCCCTCATCCTGCTTTCCGGCACCAACGGCTACAGGGGAGCCGGGGCGCGGCAGAGCCTGCTGGCCGATCCCGCCTACGAACCGATCCACGACGACCCTGCGGGCGGCTACGCGGCCTTCCGCCGTGTTGGTCTTGGGGGGGGTCTGCCGATTCATTTTTTCACGATCGTGCTGAACGGGGAGCCGTTCATCCGGTATCACGAGGGGGTGTTTTCCCAGCTTCCGATGGAGTGGCACTGGCACATCGTGGAGGGGGTGGCGTCCCTCAAGCACGACACGGCGTGGAGCGTGGCGTCGGGCGGGCGGGTTCTGGACAGCGTGCACGACCGCGGGCGCAGCAACGACGGCACCTCGGCCTATCTGGACGAGCTGGCGGCGCGCCATCCCGACCGGGTGACGCTCTACCGCAAGCCGCCGGGCGAGTTCTGGGACGGCAAGCGCGAGATGGTCAACGCGCCGCTGCCGTCCATCGGCGAGGACTGCCTGCTCTGGCAGGTCGATGCCGACGAGCTGTGGACGGCCGGGCAGATCCGCACCGTCCACGCCCTGTTCCAGGACAATCCCGGGCGCAGCGCCGCCTTTTACTGGTGCGACTATTTCGTCGGGCCCGAGCGCATCATCGCCACCCGCCACAACTACGCGCAGAACCCGCGCCAGGAGTGGCTGCGCACCTGGCGCTTTTCCCCCGGCATGCGGTGGGCGGCGCACGAGCCGCCGGTGCTGGCCGACGCCGACGGCCGCAACGTCGCCGCGGCCGACCCCTTCACCCAGGACGAGATGGAGGAGGCCGGCGTCGTCTTCCAGCATTTCGCCTACGCCACCGAGGCGCAGGCCGCCTTCAAGGAGAGCTACTACGGCTACCGCGACGCCACCGCCCACTGGTGGCGCCTGCAGCGCGAGGCGGCGGGGCCGGTGCTGCTGAAGGATTATCTGCCCTGGGTCACCGACACCACCCTGACCGACCTGGCCGCCGCCCGCGGCGTGGTGCCGCTGGCGGTGCCGGAGGGCAGCGGGGCGGCGGGCGGCTGGCGCTTCCGCGATCCGGACGAGGTGGCGGCGCTCCGGCGGGCGCTGCCGGCGGTGCATCCGAAGATCCTGGTGGACGGGGTGTTCTACCAGCACCTCAACTCGGGCATCGCGCGGGTGTGGACGGCGGTGCTGAAGGCGTGGGTGGCCTCGGGCTTCGCCCGGCATGTGCTGCTGCTCGACCGCGCCGGCACGGCGCCGCGCATCCCGGGCGTGCATACCCGGACCATCCGCGCCCACAGCTACGACGCCACCGGGGCGGACAGCCTGTACCTGCAGCGGCTGTGCGAGGAGGAGGGGGCGGACCTGTTCGTCTCCACCTACTACTCGACGCCGACGACGACGCCGTCGCTGTTCATGGGCTACGACATGATCCCCGAGGCGCTCGGCTTCCCGCTGGAGGACGAGGCGTGGCGCGAGAAGCACCGGGCGATCCGGCACGCCTGCGCCCACATCATGATCTCGCACAACTCGGCGCGCGACCTGGAGCGGCTGTTCCCCTCGGTGCCGGCGGGCAGCACGGCGGTCGCCTACTGCGGCGTCGACGCCGGCTTCCGCCCCGCCACCTTGGACGAGGTGGCGGCCTTCCGCGCCCGCCATGGGCTGAACGGGCCCTACCTGCTGATGGTCGGCGAGCGCTCGGGCTACCAGGGCTACAAGAACGGGCTGCTGCTGTTCCGCGCCCTGGGACAGGAGGCGGCCTCCGGTAATCGGGCCGGCGACCTGACGGTGGTGTGCATCGGCGGCCGGCCGGAGGTCGAGCCGATGTTCCGCGCCCTGGCGCCGGGGGTGCGCACGGTGCGGCTGTCGCTGCCCGACGAGGAGCTGCGCTTTGCCTATGCCGGGGCGCAGGCGCTGGTCTACCCGTCGCGCTACGAGGGCTTCGGCATGCCGATCGTCGAGGCGATGGCCTGCGGCTGCCCGGTCATCACCTGCGCCAACTCCTCGATCCTCGAGGTGGCGGGCGAGGCGGCGCTGTTCGTCGGGGAGGACGACGCGCAAGGCCTGCTCGACGCCATCGCCCGGACCCGCGATCCCGGCCGCCGCGCCGAACTGGTCGACCGCGGCCTGGAGCAGGCCGCACGCTTCACCTTCCCCGCCATGGCCCAGACCATGGCCCAGACCATGAGCGAAACCGTCCGGAGCCTCAAAACAGGCATCCTCGCCCCGCCTTCAACCCTCTGGAACGACGTCAGGACGATGCTGGCCGATGCCCAGCGCCGTATGCCCGACGGATGCCCTTCCCTTCCGGACGATGTTCCGCTGCAGCAGTGTCAGGCTGAGCTGGAGCGGAGCCAGGAGGCGCTGTCCCAGTGCCGGGCCGAGCTGGCACAGGTCCGGGAAATGGCGGAGTCGATGCGGAACAGCCCCTTCTGGCGGCTGCGCGGCCTCGTGATCGGCGGCCTGCGCCGGGCGGGGCTGCGCCGGCGATCCTGA
- a CDS encoding DUF6165 family protein, with protein MTNTVKPPMVEIAIGELIDKITILQIKSENISDPEKLKNIRFEITVLEQARKECVPASPELAALEAELKAVNKQIWDIEDAVRDCERNGRFDEHFVALARSVYKTNDKRAAVKKKINELFNSRIVEEKSYAAY; from the coding sequence ATGACGAATACTGTCAAGCCGCCGATGGTAGAGATCGCGATCGGAGAACTGATCGACAAGATCACGATTCTCCAGATCAAGTCCGAGAATATCTCCGATCCGGAAAAGCTGAAGAACATCCGCTTCGAGATCACGGTCCTCGAGCAGGCGCGCAAGGAGTGCGTGCCGGCCTCCCCGGAGCTCGCCGCGCTCGAAGCGGAGCTGAAGGCGGTCAACAAGCAGATCTGGGATATCGAGGACGCGGTCCGCGACTGCGAGCGCAACGGCCGCTTCGACGAACATTTCGTCGCACTCGCCCGCTCCGTCTACAAGACGAACGACAAGCGGGCCGCCGTAAAGAAGAAGATCAACGAGCTCTTCAATTCCCGCATCGTGGAAGAGAAGAGCTACGCCGCGTACTGA